AACACTATCTGACCCGACCCTCTCCTAACTCCCTTTACCCCAGTGGTGACCCAAGCTCCTAGCCAAAGCCTTTGACGAAGTCCACCAGATCGCCCTGCTGAAAACCCAAAGATAGAAGCATCTTTTTCAGGCGTTCGTCTTTCTGCCGGACCATGAGCCGAGCCTTGATTCCCCTTTGATGGCACGCCCGGATGGAGGCGTTGAGCAACATGCGACCCACACCCCGACCCTCATATTCGGGATCAACGCCGATGATATTGATCCACCCACTCAGCGGCAGGGCATACTCGGCACCCATAACGACGCCTATTATGAAGCCCACCACCCTTTTGTCCACCTCAGCTACAAAGGACAGTGGCGGATAGTAGGTCTTGAAATGACTGCTAGCTTTTTGGGGCCAGCTAGGTACCCTGTCCTTGCCGACAATCTTCTTGTCTATCTCCACAATGGCTGCCATGTCATTATCTGTCAAGTTACGAATTATCAATCCTTCGATGACTTCCATTGGCCACCCCCAGGAGGTATTCCGCAGTAGTTCCATTATACGCGAACTCTTTCAAAGTGTGGTAAGCCGACCAGTTATTTCTGGCGTTGACAATGGAATAGGTCAGATATTACTCTGTATTGTGAATCGATTCGAGCGATGAGTGACTGGGCCAAGTTACAGGACGAGCTTTCCATCCATTTCAAAGACTTATCCCTTTTACAGCAAGCTTTTGTGCACCGCTCCTATGTGAGCGAGAATCCCCACTTTGCCCTGGAGTCCAATGAACGTCTCGAATTTCTGGGTGATGCCTTTCTCGGCTTTGTGATTGCTGAGAGCCTCTACCAGCAGTTCGGTGAGCTAAGCGAGGGCGAGATGACCAAGTTACGCGCTGCTATGGTATGCCAG
This sequence is a window from Chloroflexota bacterium. Protein-coding genes within it:
- a CDS encoding GNAT family N-acetyltransferase — protein: MELLRNTSWGWPMEVIEGLIIRNLTDNDMAAIVEIDKKIVGKDRVPSWPQKASSHFKTYYPPLSFVAEVDKRVVGFIIGVVMGAEYALPLSGWINIIGVDPEYEGRGVGRMLLNASIRACHQRGIKARLMVRQKDERLKKMLLSLGFQQGDLVDFVKGFG